A genomic window from Equus asinus isolate D_3611 breed Donkey chromosome 25, EquAss-T2T_v2, whole genome shotgun sequence includes:
- the POGK gene encoding pogo transposable element with KRAB domain isoform X1: MESTAYPLNLTLKVEEEEEEIQSRKLEDGPTDMQKVRICSEGGWVPALFDEVAIYFSDEEWEVLTEQQKALYREVMRMNYETVLSLEFPFPKPDMITRLEGEESQNPDEWQLQGGSFAENEDSDVKPPDWAGPLSTTSPFAQPQHLDGFGLRLPRDIAELPEWSEGYPFYMAMGFPGYDLSADDIAGKFQFSRGMRRSYDAGFKLMVVEYAESTNNCQAAKQFGVLEKNVRDWRKVKPQLQNAHAMRRAFRGPKNGRFALVDQRVAEYVRYMQAKGDPITREAMQLKALEIAQEMNIPEKGFKASLGWCRRMMRRYDLSLRHKVPVPQQLPEDLTEKLVTYQRSVLALRRAHDYEVAQMGNADETPICLEVPSRVTVDNQGEKPVLVKTPGREKLKITAMLGVLADGRKLPPYIILRGTYIPPGKFPSGMEIRCHRYGWMTEDLMQDWLEVVWRRRTGAMPKQRGMLILNGFRGHATDSVKSSMESMNTDMVIIPGGLTSQLQVLDVVVYKPLNDSVRAQYSNWLLAGNLALSPTGNAKKPPLGLFLEWVMVAWNSISSESIVQGFKKCHISSNLEDEDDVLWEIESELPGGGEPPKECDTESMTESN; this comes from the exons ATGGAGTCCACAGCTTACCCTCTCAATTTGACCctgaaggtggaggaagaggaagaagagattcAGAGCCGGAAACTGGAGGATGGTCCCACAGATATGCAGAAAGTGCGAATCTGCTCAGAGGGCGGATGG GTGCCGGCCCTATTCGATGAGGTGGCCATATATTTCTCCGATGAGGAGTGGGAAGTTTTGACGGAGCAACAAAAGGCCCTGTACCGGGAAGTCATGAGGATGAATTACGAAACTGTGCTGTCCCTGG AATTCCCGTTCCCTAAGCCAGACATGATCACGCGCTTGGAAGGGGAGGAGTCTCAGAATCCTGACGAATGGCAGCTCCAAGGAGGAAGCTTTGCAG AAAATGAAGACTCTGACGTGAAGCCTCCGGACTGGGCAGGCCCGCTGAGTACCACCTCCCCGTTTGCTCAGCCTCAGCACCTTGATGGCTTTGGCCTCCGTCTGCCTCGGGACATCGCAGAGCTGCCCGAGTGGAGTGAGGGGTACCCCTTCTACATGGCCATGGGCTTCCCGGGGTATGACCTCTCAGCGGATGATATCGCTGGGAAGTTTCAGTTCAGCCGGGGCATGCGCCGCAGTTACGATGCGGGCTTCAAGCTGATGGTGGTGGAATATGCCGAGAGCACCAATAACTGCCAGGCTGCCAAGCAGTTTGGAGTGCTGGAAAAAAACGTTCGAGACTGGCGCAAAGTGAAGCCGCAGCTCCAGAATGCCCACGCCATGCGGCGGGCATTCCGAGGCCCCAAGAATGGGCGATTTGCTCTGGTGGACCAGCGTGTGGCTGAGTATGTCAGATACATGCAGGCCAAAGGGGACCCTATCACCAGGGAGGCGATGCAACTGAAAGCTCTCGAAATCGCCCAGGAGATGAACATTCCAGAGAAAGGCTTCAAGGCGAGCTTGGGTTGGTGTCGGAGAATGATGCGAAGGTATGACTTGTCCCTGAGGCATAAAGTGCCCGTGCCCCAGCAACTGCCTGAAGACCTGACTGAGAAGCTCGTCACCTACCAGCGCAGTGTGCTGGCTCTGCGCAGGGCGCATGACTATGAGGTGGCTCAGATGGGAAACGCAGACGAGACGCCCATTTGTTTAGAGGTGCCGTCAAGGGTGACTGTTGACAACCAGGGTGAGAAGCCTGTCTTGGTCAAGACGCCAGGCAGGGAGAAACTGAAAATCACAGCAATGCTTGGGGTCTTGGCTGATGGCAGGAAGTTACCTCCATACATCATTTTGAGGGGCACATACATCCCCCCCGGGAAGTTCCCCAGTGGGATGGAAATCCGCTGCCACCGGTATGGATGGATGACCGAGGACTTGATGCAGGACTGGTTAGAAGTGGTGTGGAGACGAAGGACTGGCGCCATGCCCAAGCAGCGGGGGATGCTGATTTTGAATGGCTTCCGGGGCCACGCCACTGATTCCGTCAAGAGCTCCATGGAGAGCATGAACACCGACATGGTCATCATCCCAGGGGGCCTGACCTCGCAGCTTCAGGTGCTGGATGTGGTGGTCTACAAACCGCTGAATGACAGCGTGCGGGCCCAGTACTCCAACTGGCTTCTGGCGGGGAACCTGGCGCTGAGCCCAACCGGGAATGCCAAGAAGCCACCCCTTGGTCTCTTCCTGGAGTGGGTCATGGTCGCGTGGAACAGCATCTCCAGCGAATCCATTGTCCAGGGGTTCAAGAAGTGCCACATCTCCAGCAACTTGGAAGACGAAGATGATGTCCTGTGGGAAATTGAGAGCGAGCTGCCGGGAGGAGGGGAACCACCCAAAGAATGTGACACTGAGAGCATGACAGAGAGCAACTGA
- the POGK gene encoding pogo transposable element with KRAB domain isoform X2 — protein MCLSVVEKGLSLFQVPALFDEVAIYFSDEEWEVLTEQQKALYREVMRMNYETVLSLEFPFPKPDMITRLEGEESQNPDEWQLQGGSFAENEDSDVKPPDWAGPLSTTSPFAQPQHLDGFGLRLPRDIAELPEWSEGYPFYMAMGFPGYDLSADDIAGKFQFSRGMRRSYDAGFKLMVVEYAESTNNCQAAKQFGVLEKNVRDWRKVKPQLQNAHAMRRAFRGPKNGRFALVDQRVAEYVRYMQAKGDPITREAMQLKALEIAQEMNIPEKGFKASLGWCRRMMRRYDLSLRHKVPVPQQLPEDLTEKLVTYQRSVLALRRAHDYEVAQMGNADETPICLEVPSRVTVDNQGEKPVLVKTPGREKLKITAMLGVLADGRKLPPYIILRGTYIPPGKFPSGMEIRCHRYGWMTEDLMQDWLEVVWRRRTGAMPKQRGMLILNGFRGHATDSVKSSMESMNTDMVIIPGGLTSQLQVLDVVVYKPLNDSVRAQYSNWLLAGNLALSPTGNAKKPPLGLFLEWVMVAWNSISSESIVQGFKKCHISSNLEDEDDVLWEIESELPGGGEPPKECDTESMTESN, from the exons ATGTGCCTGTCAGTCGTTGAGAAAGGCCTGTCGCTGTTCCAGGTGCCGGCCCTATTCGATGAGGTGGCCATATATTTCTCCGATGAGGAGTGGGAAGTTTTGACGGAGCAACAAAAGGCCCTGTACCGGGAAGTCATGAGGATGAATTACGAAACTGTGCTGTCCCTGG AATTCCCGTTCCCTAAGCCAGACATGATCACGCGCTTGGAAGGGGAGGAGTCTCAGAATCCTGACGAATGGCAGCTCCAAGGAGGAAGCTTTGCAG AAAATGAAGACTCTGACGTGAAGCCTCCGGACTGGGCAGGCCCGCTGAGTACCACCTCCCCGTTTGCTCAGCCTCAGCACCTTGATGGCTTTGGCCTCCGTCTGCCTCGGGACATCGCAGAGCTGCCCGAGTGGAGTGAGGGGTACCCCTTCTACATGGCCATGGGCTTCCCGGGGTATGACCTCTCAGCGGATGATATCGCTGGGAAGTTTCAGTTCAGCCGGGGCATGCGCCGCAGTTACGATGCGGGCTTCAAGCTGATGGTGGTGGAATATGCCGAGAGCACCAATAACTGCCAGGCTGCCAAGCAGTTTGGAGTGCTGGAAAAAAACGTTCGAGACTGGCGCAAAGTGAAGCCGCAGCTCCAGAATGCCCACGCCATGCGGCGGGCATTCCGAGGCCCCAAGAATGGGCGATTTGCTCTGGTGGACCAGCGTGTGGCTGAGTATGTCAGATACATGCAGGCCAAAGGGGACCCTATCACCAGGGAGGCGATGCAACTGAAAGCTCTCGAAATCGCCCAGGAGATGAACATTCCAGAGAAAGGCTTCAAGGCGAGCTTGGGTTGGTGTCGGAGAATGATGCGAAGGTATGACTTGTCCCTGAGGCATAAAGTGCCCGTGCCCCAGCAACTGCCTGAAGACCTGACTGAGAAGCTCGTCACCTACCAGCGCAGTGTGCTGGCTCTGCGCAGGGCGCATGACTATGAGGTGGCTCAGATGGGAAACGCAGACGAGACGCCCATTTGTTTAGAGGTGCCGTCAAGGGTGACTGTTGACAACCAGGGTGAGAAGCCTGTCTTGGTCAAGACGCCAGGCAGGGAGAAACTGAAAATCACAGCAATGCTTGGGGTCTTGGCTGATGGCAGGAAGTTACCTCCATACATCATTTTGAGGGGCACATACATCCCCCCCGGGAAGTTCCCCAGTGGGATGGAAATCCGCTGCCACCGGTATGGATGGATGACCGAGGACTTGATGCAGGACTGGTTAGAAGTGGTGTGGAGACGAAGGACTGGCGCCATGCCCAAGCAGCGGGGGATGCTGATTTTGAATGGCTTCCGGGGCCACGCCACTGATTCCGTCAAGAGCTCCATGGAGAGCATGAACACCGACATGGTCATCATCCCAGGGGGCCTGACCTCGCAGCTTCAGGTGCTGGATGTGGTGGTCTACAAACCGCTGAATGACAGCGTGCGGGCCCAGTACTCCAACTGGCTTCTGGCGGGGAACCTGGCGCTGAGCCCAACCGGGAATGCCAAGAAGCCACCCCTTGGTCTCTTCCTGGAGTGGGTCATGGTCGCGTGGAACAGCATCTCCAGCGAATCCATTGTCCAGGGGTTCAAGAAGTGCCACATCTCCAGCAACTTGGAAGACGAAGATGATGTCCTGTGGGAAATTGAGAGCGAGCTGCCGGGAGGAGGGGAACCACCCAAAGAATGTGACACTGAGAGCATGACAGAGAGCAACTGA